gaccgACTTTCAAAACGCGGCTATCTcgtaatcgaccacctctcttaagggaccacctctattgaacgagCACCATCTGTTAAGGGATCGCTTCTCATAaccgaccacctctcgtaagaaggatcacctcctctcataagAGACCTCTTCTCATAATCGAACACCTCACttaagtgaccacctctatttagggatcgcttctcataatcgaccacctctcttaacgaccaccCCGGCTCttaagtgaccacctcttttaTAGGACCACCAACTCTGAtttccactttgatgttttgacATCAATGTTGTTTTCGGTCTTTGGTCTTTCGCTGAGTCTCTCTGAGTGCGATCTTAGATggtgtattttaatttaatcggATCGGAGGATACCATGTCAGCCATCTTTACATCCTTACTCCACTTAATCTCTCCTGTTCTTTTATacaaatcttcatttttcattttctcGGGCTACCTTATACCGATTATTctctttttcattattatactgtattacttttgtagttttatattttgtaaatacagtataatttaatttctttgtaataataggcctagccatAATTCAAATcacttttcttttattttcatctGGAACACCTTCACTTAAGAAGTGTGCCACTTTTTCtaaagtgtagcttccaaataaattattttatatattattatagatcATTTTGTAAATGTTAGTTCCGCATTTACAATTTTCGCAAATCGCGTCCTATAGATCCTGGTTTGAACTGCAGATCGCCTCCGGTTATAGATTAGTCCACCATGGGGACAAACGAACAGTTCATTTATTTGTGTTCTGTAGACCAGCGTGATTTTGTAACTTTGCGATTTAAATCACAAAAGAAGGTCGTTATTTGTAGTCcgacaaattattaataatgattagaCTATAGATCGAGGGTTCAAAgtttattaataactatattGAGTCATCTGCTCTTGCTTCAACACCAGTGACATGTCTGCTCGCGAGGAAAAGGTGGAATTAGTGGTTAAAAACTGTGGAAAGTTACTGGAAGGACCTCACTGGGATGGAGCTAATGACACCTTGCTATTCGTTGATATATTAGGAAATGCCGTACACCGCTATCATCCACAAACAGACAAGCTTCAGTCTGTTAAGATCGGTTAGTAAATCGGTTTTTAAAAAACGCCACggtgtatataataataaacataggCGCCGcgaaaaaaactgttttgaCAAACGCATGCTTATACACTGCGGTGTTTTTTTCGATGGATTTTAACCGGTGAACATGTTTTTCTAATTGTTTTCAATCATACAGTTATGTAGAccaatcttttaagaacattttacagtaattttttttctcatacgACCCCCCGTTCAGGGGATACGACGTTTTAATTAACACGGTGTCCCCGAAAACGCTGTTGGTTACACTCGGCAGGTCAAGATGGCTTTCGTAATACGAAAGTCTGAATGTACTGTAAACGACCACACCCACACGGGTATGGAACGCCCAAATGCATGGTGCGCTACTCTCGCCataatttaatatcaatttgtttatttttaggtGAATGCCATGCCAGCTGTTTTCActcaacatttttttgtcaacaaTGAAAGTATAAATGTTTGATTTGATACctgtaataattattacagtaaGCCTACTATAAACTTAAACAAAATTTGTTAAATGAAGAGTTCTGTTCAATATATTCCAGGTCAATAGAAATCATTTAGATCCTCATCTGCTTCAAATGGAAACATTACGATTTGTTATATGTAATGTATATGTTATGCAATTATTCACGGTTAATTTTTTTAGATGAGAATGTTGGAGCAGTGGTACCCACTAAGGATGGCCGGACATTGATTGCAGGACGTCACGCTTTCTTGTTCTTAGACTGGACAAGTGGCAAGCTAGATCAAATCACGGCAGTTGATTCAGATAAGCCTGATAATCGTTTTAATGATGGGAAGTGTGATCCTGCTGGCAGATTCTGGGCAGGTGATTCATTTCTACAACATATACATCAATTACATTCTTCTCAATGTTAATATATCAAATATAGGTGAAATGATGCTGATGATTTATCTCAATCAGTGGCAgatcaccccccccccccccccccaccaccaCCCTTCATTTctcaaattgtaatgcaaaagataggacatcaaattgAGCTTCAAGCCCTTCATTTCATCACTTTTAGGCCCTGGTtcccccctatttcaaaatcttgGATCCGTACGTCACTGTCATCTTCCCAATTACATCttctactgtattttacaaTCAAAATTTGTGGTAGGCATGAATGTAATTATGATCTGTTGtgtataaaatattgtacatattttCTATTTCACTTTTGTATGGAAAAAACAATTGCAAACGTGGACAGTGATTGATGAATTATATATTACCCATAATTACCCTTGTTACGTTTCAATCAATAAAGCCATGTGGTCTGTGTGAAAGTACAGATTGTTATTTATGCAGAATAGTTTAATTTGATGATGCTTTTGccttatttgtttttttttaacataaaaaaaattttcagcTGCCATAGGGAAATTTATTTGTAGAACTAaaatgtcaaactagtttgacaaaaaagtgtgatatgcccaaatatggtagtgatatgacatcatgtgttcatatatgagcacatcacattttgttgataGGGacgtgtagacagatctttatacGTACAATTACCAATCATTGTCTGATGACGATTTGATACTATCAGATCGAAATGTCACAGTATATATGACAATTTCATTtacttaatatataaatttagctaaattatatttatttcaaggTACAATGGGACCTGAAAAAACCCCAGCAGAGGTGTTATTAAATCAAGGGACAATGTATTGTCTAAACACAGATCTTAAAGTGACATCACATTTTGATCAAGTCAACATATCAAATGGATTAGCGTGGAGTTTGGATCACAAAACTATGTATTACATAGACTCTCTGCCTGGCTATCTTGATGCGTTTGACTACAATAAAGTAACCGGTGAAATTAGTATGTATTCTAATTTACTTGACACGCCCGTAGCAAGgggtttttttattttgattttagccTAGGATCTTGACGATTTTTCCCCCTTTTCTGGACATTTATACCATTATAATAATTagtggggtggggggggggggtggggagAGGAATGATTTTAGAATGTAGCCAGGTAACCACAGTGATATTAGAATTCATTTATACAAACTGTGTGTAACATCATGGAGGAGGTAAATCATTCATCCATATGGTAACATATTCAtattaaaaagattttttttttagaaaatcgaCGTCATATACTAAAAGTTCCCAACGATGAAGGGTTGCTAGACGGTATGTGCATAGACAGTGAAGGAATGCTGTGGATTGCAATGTTCTCAAAGTCCAAAGTCAATAGATACAACCCGAACACAGGTAAGAACAGTGAGCAGAACAACATgtaattaaagctctgtctacactatcaaactagtttgacaaaaaaagtgtgatgtgcccaaatatggtagtgatatgcttaaatatggtagtgatatgacatcatgttcatatatgggcacatcacatttttttttcacattaagtttgatagtgtagacatagcttttaAGAGatgataacatttatattgttAGGTTAGGTTAAGTGTGCCACACAGATTAAAAGCTTTTACTTGCTTGTGGTATCCTTTTACTTGCTTGTGGTATCCTTTTGCTTGTGGTATCCTTTTACTTACTTGTGGTATCCTTTTGCTTGTGGTATCCTTTTGCTTGCTTGTGGTATCCTTTTGCTTGTGGTATCCTTTTGCTTGTGGTATCCTTTTACTTGCTTGTGGTATcctttttatacttttattgtaCTTCTCTACTCTATTAAgaatttttatgtgaaaaataataattaaaagtatataaatttctaaaatgaaaaacaatCAAACAATCTTTGATCTATTGTTGGTATGACATTTAAGATGACCTTTGGTATGACATTTAAGATGACCTTTGGTATGACGTTTAAGATGACCTTTGGTATGACATTTAAGATGACCTTTGGTATGACACTTAATATGACCTTTGATTTGACATTTAAGATGACCTTTGATTTGAAATTTAAGATGACCTTTGATTTGACATTTAAGATGACCTTTGATTTGAAATTTAAGATGATCTTTGATTTGACATTTAAGATGACCTTTGGTATGACATTTAAGATGACCTTTGATTTGTGTGTTGAGTTATTGTTTACATTGTCTCTGACTGGTTGATAACAACACACATTTAGCAatgtaacattatttattattattgaatttttcCTACATctacatttcatttatttttataaaaacaaacaatagagagagacaggattcccaaaAGTGGGTCTGCAAAGCAAAACATTATCTtccaacaataaaatacaaaattacgaCAATAGAAATCATAACATTTACCAatgtaacattatttattattattgattttttccTACAGCTATGTCATCATAACATAGcaatgtaacattaaaatgtacagAACAgagttatatattttattttttcctatagatatatagataaatatcatcataacattttattaataatttaaaggaGAAAAACTAAAGACGATCACGTTTCCTGCCACAAATGTCACGTCTTGCTGTTTTGGCGGAAAAGATTACGATGAGCTGTACGTGACAGTTTCAGCAGAAGGTATATCTGAGGAGGAGTTGCAGAAGCAACCCCTCGCTGGATCCATTTTTAAGGTCACTGGTTTAGGGGTCAGAGGACTACCAGCCAATATCTTTGGATAAGAGATGCATAGATGATGATAGACAAGCAACCCCTCGTTGGATCCATTTTAAGAGGTTTAATGATTACAGTACTAGCAAGGTTTATGCATAGAAGTTACAGAAGTAACTCCTTGCTGGATCTATTTTAAATGGGTTCATTGATATACCAGCCTTTTTTTCAAGTTAttcataaataacaaaaataaacatctgATTCAGATATTGATGAAGTAGAACAAAAAACCatcaacattgataattatTTGAAAGTATCGTTCTCTCTATCACAACAGTATTGAAATCAAGTTACCATCAAATTAAGTAATTTTTTCTTCCAAGGACAAATATTagaatattataatgtaaatatcttattaatttttaatttgtatattccataattttataatataaagtaaacaaagatgCAATATAAAGAAAGAGGAGGGTCACACCATTGTTGGTAACCGTGCTTCACCCTCCTCAGCTCCGCTTCTTGTTGTGTTGATTATTTGGAACATGAAAATGTgttcataataaaatattttaattcagTATTAAATTTATTGTTATGTAATAGTTTTTCTGAAAGAAATCAAGACATTTTTTGAAATGAACAAATCAGTCTTTAAAAAATCACAGttcataaataaatttattattgacAAATTTAAAGAAACAACAAAAACTGCTTACATCAGTCAAATTTATGTCTATAAACAGGTATTAAAACATGGTGATAATTTCTTACAATGTACACACTATTTGGTCAAgtattatgtaatataataagataataaaatgaatgagataataaaatgaatgagataataaaatgaatgagataataaaattataatacaatataacttGTTTGCATTTTCGGTGGTTTGGCTCTCTGATATGACTTAAGCTCCATTCACACTTGATGGCACTGttctgttacataataataaatcgTATAGAGAACTCTCTGATATGACTTAAGCTCCATTCACGCTTGATGGCACCGTTTTGTTACATAATAGAAAATCGTATTGAGGACTCTCTGATACAACTTAAGCTCCATTCACACTTGACGGCACCGTTTTGTTACACAATAGAAAATCGTATTGAGAACTCTCGACTGATATGACTTATGCTCCATTCACACTTGACGGCATCATTTTGTTACATAATAGAAAATCGTACAGAGAACTCTCTGATATGACTTATGATTTCACAGACTTAAGCTCCATTCACACTTGACGGCATCGTTTTGTTACATAATAGAAAATCGTATAGAGAACTCTCTGATATAACTTATGATTTCACAGACTTAAGCTCCATTCACAATTGACGGCATCGTTTTGTTACATAATAGAAAATCGTATAGAGAACTCTCTGATGATGACTTAAGATTTCACAGACTTAGTAAGCTACATTTCTAGAGAATAGAATGGCACCGTGTGAATGCACCTTTACTCGGTCAGAAGATCAACAATTTTTTACTAagattcaaaataattatatttgtcaGTATATTCAAGTTTTGGAAGAGTCAACATTATCattcaataaacaataacaaatcctAAGAGGTATATATACGCAATGGCCGATGATCGCATGcacaataaaaaatgtcaattagcaatataatacattaatatacAGTGAaagaatataattaaaataattatgtatgttGACATACGTTGTTAAAACttgcaattttaaaatactaacAAAGAAATGTTCCAATGATTTTTATGTGGCTAATTTAAGGGGTATCTGTAGTCAATTCCATACATTGTACActatacaaatacattttttatttaaatttcatgTTTGTCACTGAACATAAATTTGAATAAGTAATAATTTGCAAACTATATGAacatcataatttatttaatatctctacggtactattaatatttttgtttttacaacaCAAAATTTCTGTATAGTACAGAATTTATATAGTATAGAACATATTgacttaataatataaaatagttaCACACTTaactttaacatttaaattatcattttgtaGATTAGTTTTTACAATATTCCTCTCTCTCCCCCCACCCCTCCCTCATTACTGTTTTCATTGTGCCACTTTTAAATATCAGGATGTTTAAACCCACTGATCACATCAAAATACCCCTAAAACACCACAGATTTCCTTTCAGCAGCCGACAACGTATCTACCTTACGGCCCATTCTTTTAAC
This genomic stretch from Antedon mediterranea chromosome 11, ecAntMedi1.1, whole genome shotgun sequence harbors:
- the LOC140062172 gene encoding regucalcin-like translates to MSAREEKVELVVKNCGKLLEGPHWDGANDTLLFVDILGNAVHRYHPQTDKLQSVKIDENVGAVVPTKDGRTLIAGRHAFLFLDWTSGKLDQITAVDSDKPDNRFNDGKCDPAGRFWAGTMGPEKTPAEVLLNQGTMYCLNTDLKVTSHFDQVNISNGLAWSLDHKTMYYIDSLPGYLDAFDYNKVTGEIKNRRHILKVPNDEGLLDGMCIDSEGMLWIAMFSKSKVNRYNPNTGEKLKTITFPATNVTSCCFGGKDYDELYVTVSAEGISEEELQKQPLAGSIFKVTGLGVRGLPANIFG